TTCTGATACTGGATGATGATCCGGTAATACGGTCCACCATGGCCGCCTTTCTCAGCGATGACGGCTATGCCGTGATGGAAGCCGAGAACGGGGAAACCGGACTGGAGATCTTCCGCTCCCTGCGTCCCGCTGCCATTCTGCTGGACTGGCGGCTGCCCGGCATGTCCGGCGGCGAGGTGCTGAGCCGCATATGCGAAGAGGCTCCCACCACGCCCGTTATCATCGTCTCCGGTACTGACAGAATGGATGATGTGGTGGACGCCCTGCAACGTGGCGCATGGGATTTTCTCATGAAGCCGCTCAAGCATTTTCAGGAGCTTGGCGCATCCATCAAACGCTGCCTTGAACGCGCCCGCCTGCTCAGGGAAGAAGGCCTGAGACGCGAAAACCTTGAACAGCAGGTTCGCAAACGCACCGAGGCGCTGGAAGAAGCCAACACAAAACTGCGCAGGCAGATTGCAGAACGGATCGAGTTTGAAAAAGCGCTGGCGGACAGCGAAGAACGCTTCCGCCAGCTCGTTGAAAACGTGCGCGAGGTTTTTTTCGTGCGCGACATGAACACAGGGGCCTTTCTCTATGTCAGCCCCACCTACGCAGAGGTATGGGGCAGGTCTTGCGCCTCGCTCTATTCAGACCCCAACGGCCTGTTCACATCCGTGCATGCGGAAGATCAGGAGCGGGTTTCCGAGGCGTGGAACCTGCTTTTCAAGGCACACAAGCCGTTCGATGTGGAACACCGCATAGTGCGGCCGGACAACACTCTGCGCTGGATTCGCGAGCGGGCTTTCCCTGTTGAAGACGACAGGGGCGTTCCCTACCGCATTGTGGGCATTGCCGACGACATCACCAACCGCAAGGCCAGTGATGAAAAACTCCGTAGTTCGCTGAAGGAAAAGGAAACCCTGCTCAAGGAAGTGCACCACAGGGTAAAGAACAACCTGCAACTGGTTTCCAGCCTGCTCAACCTGCAGGCTTCCTACATCCGCACGCCGGAAGACAGGGAGCTGTTTCTGGAATCGCAGAACCGCATCCATTCCATGACGCTGGTGCATGAAGAGCTCTACCGCTCGGACGATCTGGCCTGCGTGGAATTCAGCGACTACCTGCCGAAGCTGACCCAGAAGCTGATTTCAGCCTTCT
This region of Desulfovibrio subterraneus genomic DNA includes:
- a CDS encoding sensor histidine kinase is translated as MTATTAHTILILDDDPVIRSTMAAFLSDDGYAVMEAENGETGLEIFRSLRPAAILLDWRLPGMSGGEVLSRICEEAPTTPVIIVSGTDRMDDVVDALQRGAWDFLMKPLKHFQELGASIKRCLERARLLREEGLRRENLEQQVRKRTEALEEANTKLRRQIAERIEFEKALADSEERFRQLVENVREVFFVRDMNTGAFLYVSPTYAEVWGRSCASLYSDPNGLFTSVHAEDQERVSEAWNLLFKAHKPFDVEHRIVRPDNTLRWIRERAFPVEDDRGVPYRIVGIADDITNRKASDEKLRSSLKEKETLLKEVHHRVKNNLQLVSSLLNLQASYIRTPEDRELFLESQNRIHSMTLVHEELYRSDDLACVEFSDYLPKLTQKLISAFSMGKEIRLITDIQPIFFPVDTAIPCGLIINELFSNALKHAFKNRDEGIVCLSVKRDQDNIKIIVRDNGVGLPLDYEPDAARTLGMQLVHSLVDQLGAFLDIEVDKGTTFIITFHAPNRCTLVS